In Populus alba chromosome 1, ASM523922v2, whole genome shotgun sequence, a single window of DNA contains:
- the LOC118058161 gene encoding uncharacterized protein has translation MARHPRQLVMLALLAQFHSAEVVCLHNGVNSPASTRHSGRMTSKCYVSWTRSESNGAICRNARAESRPSKRGVAVRRQPCPALCGAHRVLVIQDASEEVSSSAIKWALHGLSLKPGDMLTLLGVLHLINSPLGYRSRIDSSMFGVNQNIVDMEVAGKKIEYENHGELKELSQLYETHKVELKIEVATGPSPKEVGLKIAQDLKATWIILDRTMKKDRKYFLQKLSCGISRMKRNNSIEQLRGPEDSTEANQNERVRNICLSYDEMIPGSLEHQELFSIELLHPRQTEVIQPSQVEALTQSSGGDEVVVEEWQPELHVVVKSRPGME, from the exons ATGGCGAGGCATCCACGCCAACTTGTGATGCTGGCTCTTCTAGCGCAGTTTCACAGTGCAGAGGTGGTGTGCCTTCACAACGGGGTCAACTCACCTGCAAGTACCCGGCACAGTGGAAGGATGACCTCTAaat gctacgtctcttggacgcgATCTGAGTCCAATGGAGCTATTTGTAGaaacgcacgtgcggagtcaagaccgtcAAAAAGGGGTGTAGCAGTACGTCGACAACCGTGCCCAgcactttgtg GGGCTCACAGGGTTTTGGTGATCCAAGATGCATCAGAGGAAGTTAGTTCAAGTGCCATCAAGTGGGCACTGCATGGGTTATCACTTAAGCCTGGAGATATGCTCACCCTCCTTGGTGTTCTTCACTTGATCAATAGCCCTT TGGGATACAGAAGCAGAATAGACAGTTCCATGTTCGGAGTAAATCAGAACATTGTTGACATGGAAGTTGCAGGGAAGAAAATTGAGTATGAAAATCATGGGGAACTCAAGGAGCTATCCCAGCTGTATGAAACACACAAG GTTGAGTTGAAGATAGAGGTGGCTACAGGGCCTTCACCAAAGGAAGTTGGTTTAAAGATAGCTCAAGATTTGAAGGCAACATGGATTATACTTGACAG AACAATGAAGAAAGACAGAAAATACTTCCTCCAAAAGCTTTCGTGTGGGATATCAAGAATGAAACGCAACAACAGCATTGAACAATTGAGAGGACCAGAAGATTCTACAGAAGCCAATCAAAATGAAAGAGTACGCAACATATGTCTATCTTATGATGAAATGATTCCCGGATCCCTAGAGCATCAAGAGCTTTTCAGCATTGAACTTCTCCATCCAA GGCAAACAGAAGTCATTCAACCAAGCCAGGTTGAAGCACTAACACAGAGCAGCGGCGGAGATGAAGTAGTGGTGGAAGAATGGCAACCTGAA TTGCATGTCGTCGTCAAATCGAGACCTGGCATGGAGTAA
- the LOC118058162 gene encoding LOW QUALITY PROTEIN: uncharacterized protein (The sequence of the model RefSeq protein was modified relative to this genomic sequence to represent the inferred CDS: deleted 2 bases in 1 codon), with product MSLLKGQHSQQQEYEVERLFSNLNQVTLKREPGSLSSAIFLVAGTTIGVGILAIPAESVTQESGFLASSVACILCWIFMVTTGLLIAEVNVNTMCELGSGGVSLVSMAKRTLGVAGVQFSCWSYIFIHYALLIAYVARSSDILTNFLGIPLWESATLFSLVFGGICYFGSQRFIGAVNGVLVFGIIISFTSLVVAASGDLHLDALLKANFSAVPMSIPIIALSFVYQNVVPVLCTNLEGNLSKVRTAIVLGTAIPLGLFLVWDGVILGSISTPEMADKIADPLQQLLSTNGVVGVTIIQAFSFLAIGTSYIGFVLGLSDFLADFLKLPAGENKPLPYILTLIPPLVLALLDPEIFFKALDFAGTYGVLVLFGIIPAAMAWSDRYSSSSTSIKLQQLVPGGKVTLSLVMGAAGFIILSEILENFMHL from the exons atgtcTCTATTGAAAGGCCAACACAGCCAACAACAAGAATATGAAGTTGAAAGGCTTTTTTCTAACCTTAACCAGGTCACCTTGAAGAGAGAACCGG GAAGTTTATCTAGTGCAATATTTCTGGTTGCTGGCACCAcg ATAGGTGTTGGGATCCTGGCAATTCCTGCT GAGTCTGTGACTCAAGAATCTGGATTTTTGGCCTCTTCGGTTGCCTGCATTCTTTGCTGGATCTTTATG GTTACTACGGGATTGCTCATTGCTGAAGTAAATGTGAACACAATGTGTGAATTGGGTTCAGGTGGTGTGTCATTG GTGTCAATGGCCAAGAGGACACTTGGGGTGGCAGGAGTTCAATTTTCTTG TTGGTCATACATATTCATCCATTATGCCCTTCTCATCGCTTATGTGGCTCGCTCTTCAGATATTTTGACGAACTTTCTCGGCATTCCATT ATGGGAAAGTGCAACCTTATTCTCCTTAGTGTTTGGAGGCATATGCTACTTTGGAAG cCAGCGCTTCATTGGAGCAGTCAATGGAGTTCTAGTATTTGGAATCATCATTTCTTTTACATCTCTTGTG gtGGCTGCAAGTGGAGACCTGCATTTAGACGCTCTTTTGAAAGCCAACTTTTCAGCTGTTCCTATGAGTATACCCATAATAGCACTTTCATTTGTTTATCAG AATGTAGTACCTGTTCTTTGCACAAATCTTGAAGGAAACCTATCAAAAGTAAG GACTGCCATTGTTCTAGGCACAGCTATTCCCCTTGGTTTGTTTCTTGTATGGGATGGTGTAATTCTTGGATCCATTTCAACCCCTGAGATGGCTGATAAGATTGCTGATCCATTACAACAGCTGCTATCTACCAATGGAGTTGTGGGAgtaa CCATAATACAAGCCTTCTCATTCCTAGCAATTGGAACATCTTATATTGGATTCGTTTTGGGACTTTCCGACTTCCTCGCTGACT ttCTAAAGCTCCCAGCAGGTGAGAACAAGCCTCTGCCCTACATCTTGACTTTGATTCCACCACTGGTGTTAGCATTGCTGGACCCTGAAATTTTCTTCAAGGCCCTGGACTTTGCAGGGACATATGGAG TATTGGTGCTCTTTGGAATTATTCCTGCTGCAATGGCATGGTCAGACAGGTACTCAAGTTCATCAACATCTATCAAACTACAACAACTGGTTCCTGGAGGAAAAGTTACCCTTTCTCTTGTGATGGGAGCTGCTGGGTTCATCATTCTTTCTGAAATACTAGAGAACTTCATGCACCTCTAA